In Balearica regulorum gibbericeps isolate bBalReg1 chromosome 14, bBalReg1.pri, whole genome shotgun sequence, one genomic interval encodes:
- the UBE2B gene encoding ubiquitin-conjugating enzyme E2 B isoform X4: MSTPARRRLMRDFKRLQEDPPVGVSGAPSENNIMQWNAVIFGPEGTPFEDVYADGSICLDILQNRWSPTYDVSSILTSIQSLLDEPNPNSPANSQAAQLYQENKREYEKRVSAIVEQSWNDS, encoded by the exons ATGTCCACCCCGGCGCGGCGCAGGCTGATGCGCGACTTCAAGAG ATTGCAAGAAGACCCTCCTGTGGGTGTCAGTGGTGCACCATCTGAGAATAATATAATGCAATGGAATGCAGTTATATTTGG GCCAGAAGGGACACCTTTTGAAGATG TTTATGCGGATGGTAGCATATGTTTAGATATTCTTCAGAATCGCTGGAGTCCAACATACGATGTTTCATCTATTTTAACTTCAATTCAG TCTCTGCTTGATGAACCTAATCCAAACAGTCCAGCAAACAGTCAGGCGGCACAACTTTATCAGGAAAACAAGCGTGAATATGAGAAAAGAGTTTCAGCTATTGTCGAACAAAGTTGGAATGATTCGTAA
- the UBE2B gene encoding ubiquitin-conjugating enzyme E2 B isoform X1, which yields MCLTGADAAVFAPAGRGVRLQEDPPVGVSGAPSENNIMQWNAVIFGPEGTPFEDGTFKLVIEFSEEYPNKPPTVRFLSKMFHPNVYADGSICLDILQNRWSPTYDVSSILTSIQSLLDEPNPNSPANSQAAQLYQENKREYEKRVSAIVEQSWNDS from the exons ATGTGTCTTACTGGGGCAGACGCGGCTGTCTTTGCCCCCGCGGGTCGTGGTGTCAG ATTGCAAGAAGACCCTCCTGTGGGTGTCAGTGGTGCACCATCTGAGAATAATATAATGCAATGGAATGCAGTTATATTTGG GCCAGAAGGGACACCTTTTGAAGATG GTACTTTTAAACTAGTAATagaattttcagaagaataCCCAAATAAGCCTCCAACTGTTAGGTTTTTATCAAAAATGTTCCATCCAAATG TTTATGCGGATGGTAGCATATGTTTAGATATTCTTCAGAATCGCTGGAGTCCAACATACGATGTTTCATCTATTTTAACTTCAATTCAG TCTCTGCTTGATGAACCTAATCCAAACAGTCCAGCAAACAGTCAGGCGGCACAACTTTATCAGGAAAACAAGCGTGAATATGAGAAAAGAGTTTCAGCTATTGTCGAACAAAGTTGGAATGATTCGTAA
- the UBE2B gene encoding ubiquitin-conjugating enzyme E2 B isoform X2: MSTPARRRLMRDFKRLQEDPPVGVSGAPSENNIMQWNAVIFGPEGTPFEDGTFKLVIEFSEEYPNKPPTVRFLSKMFHPNVYADGSICLDILQNRWSPTYDVSSILTSIQSLLDEPNPNSPANSQAAQLYQENKREYEKRVSAIVEQSWNDS; the protein is encoded by the exons ATGTCCACCCCGGCGCGGCGCAGGCTGATGCGCGACTTCAAGAG ATTGCAAGAAGACCCTCCTGTGGGTGTCAGTGGTGCACCATCTGAGAATAATATAATGCAATGGAATGCAGTTATATTTGG GCCAGAAGGGACACCTTTTGAAGATG GTACTTTTAAACTAGTAATagaattttcagaagaataCCCAAATAAGCCTCCAACTGTTAGGTTTTTATCAAAAATGTTCCATCCAAATG TTTATGCGGATGGTAGCATATGTTTAGATATTCTTCAGAATCGCTGGAGTCCAACATACGATGTTTCATCTATTTTAACTTCAATTCAG TCTCTGCTTGATGAACCTAATCCAAACAGTCCAGCAAACAGTCAGGCGGCACAACTTTATCAGGAAAACAAGCGTGAATATGAGAAAAGAGTTTCAGCTATTGTCGAACAAAGTTGGAATGATTCGTAA
- the UBE2B gene encoding ubiquitin-conjugating enzyme E2 B isoform X3 — translation MCLTGADAAVFAPAGRGVRLQEDPPVGVSGAPSENNIMQWNAVIFGPEGTPFEDVYADGSICLDILQNRWSPTYDVSSILTSIQSLLDEPNPNSPANSQAAQLYQENKREYEKRVSAIVEQSWNDS, via the exons ATGTGTCTTACTGGGGCAGACGCGGCTGTCTTTGCCCCCGCGGGTCGTGGTGTCAG ATTGCAAGAAGACCCTCCTGTGGGTGTCAGTGGTGCACCATCTGAGAATAATATAATGCAATGGAATGCAGTTATATTTGG GCCAGAAGGGACACCTTTTGAAGATG TTTATGCGGATGGTAGCATATGTTTAGATATTCTTCAGAATCGCTGGAGTCCAACATACGATGTTTCATCTATTTTAACTTCAATTCAG TCTCTGCTTGATGAACCTAATCCAAACAGTCCAGCAAACAGTCAGGCGGCACAACTTTATCAGGAAAACAAGCGTGAATATGAGAAAAGAGTTTCAGCTATTGTCGAACAAAGTTGGAATGATTCGTAA
- the UBE2B gene encoding ubiquitin-conjugating enzyme E2 B isoform X5: protein MQWNAVIFGPEGTPFEDGTFKLVIEFSEEYPNKPPTVRFLSKMFHPNVYADGSICLDILQNRWSPTYDVSSILTSIQSLLDEPNPNSPANSQAAQLYQENKREYEKRVSAIVEQSWNDS from the exons ATGCAATGGAATGCAGTTATATTTGG GCCAGAAGGGACACCTTTTGAAGATG GTACTTTTAAACTAGTAATagaattttcagaagaataCCCAAATAAGCCTCCAACTGTTAGGTTTTTATCAAAAATGTTCCATCCAAATG TTTATGCGGATGGTAGCATATGTTTAGATATTCTTCAGAATCGCTGGAGTCCAACATACGATGTTTCATCTATTTTAACTTCAATTCAG TCTCTGCTTGATGAACCTAATCCAAACAGTCCAGCAAACAGTCAGGCGGCACAACTTTATCAGGAAAACAAGCGTGAATATGAGAAAAGAGTTTCAGCTATTGTCGAACAAAGTTGGAATGATTCGTAA